In Haematobia irritans isolate KBUSLIRL chromosome 1, ASM5000362v1, whole genome shotgun sequence, a genomic segment contains:
- the LOC142219906 gene encoding uncharacterized protein LOC142219906 — protein sequence MVVPSKVFDPPICLNHCSQSILHPGIGCVRYFFNNFVKNSIGGLKYFSPLLITPLILKSKKMDKELFRSTVKYYLKTVFWTAMASSSAFYFICVFRNYLGRFLRYTTLFVPTVLGMQFCWFLPDKSMKLFGTATSQAVYEGLLHQYPNRITHILLHSTMVQTLLFMINSAIILHYKRLKVYNEFWFMQPYSKSESHTKNPEVEEVVDPNDNTQGHHKSRFSRNKCIHGHTTCSQFWWDGVKFGIVCGLPMDILSAVMRGKVPKHCRGLTKILWEKMKTFKPKMAGFFIFYAGIYRLSSCLLHKYYGHLSEDLQHILASFLGGSAYLWVPKVSFYTLSTVIAIQALWQQFCNGITEMNDSKKSKEKPNLALRLLKDISFSRIIFSLNLGYLVHNFIINYDVLNNLTRGFLDGLTSNQTRIIRDTITKNSVEELVAIAKSNPVRKFL from the exons atggtggTTCCGAGTAAAGTGTTCGATCCACCAATATGTTTAAATCATTGTTCCCAAAGTATATTACATCCTGGCATTGGATGTGTGAGATATTTcttcaataattttgttaaaaacagcATTGGAGgccttaaatatttttcacctCTACTAATT ACACCTTTAATATTGAAGTCAAAGAAAATGGACAAGGAGTTGTTTCGCAGCACAGTCAAATATTATTTGAAAACTGTATTTTGGACAGCAATGGCATCATCATcggcattttatttcatttgtgtaTTCAG GAATTACTTGGGACGCTTTCTCAGATATACAACGCTTTTTGTGCCCACTGTACTGGGCATGCAATTTTGTTGGTTCTTACCGGATAAATCCATGAAATTGTTTGGTACTGCTACCTCTCAAGCG GTCTACGAAGGATTGCTCCATCAGTATCCAAATCGAATTACCCACATACTATTACATTCAACAATGGTTCAAACTTTATTATTTATGATTAACAGTGCCATAATTTTACACTATAAACGTTTAAAAGTATACAACGAATTTTGGTTTATGCAGCCCTATTCAAAGAGCGAAAGTCATACCAAAAATCCAGAAGTTGAAGAAGTCGTCGATCCAAATGACAATACACAGGGACATCATAAGAGTAGATTCTCCCGAAACAAATGTATCCATGGTCATACAACATGTTCGCAATTTTGGTGGGATggtgtgaaatttggtatagtctGTGGTTTACCAATGGATATTTTAAGCGCTGTTATGAGGGGTAAAGTGCCCAAACACTGCAGAGGCCTGACGAAAATTTTATGGgagaaaatgaaaacatttaaaccaaaaatggctggattttttatattttatgccGGAATTTATCGG CTATCATCGTGTTTGTTACATAAATACTATGGTCATCTGTCAGAGGATTTACAGCATATATTGGCCAGTTTTCTAGGTGGTTCAGCATATCTATGGGTTCCCAAAGTCTCATTCTATACCTTATCTACTGTCATAGCGATACAAGCTCTATGGCAGCAGTTCTGTAATGGCATAACCGAAATGAACGATTCCAAGAAATCGAAAGAAAAACCAAATCTCGCTCTAAGACTTTTAAAGGATATTTCATTCTCGCGCATTATATTTTCATTGAACTTGGGTTATTTGGtacataatttcataattaattATGATGTATTGAATAATTTGACCAGAGGATTTTTGGATGGATTGACATCGAATCA